TCCACACGAAAGGAAAGACGATCAGGAGACCCCCGGCCGCGAGCGCGACGTACGCCAGCGTGTTCCCCAGCGCCCGCCGGGGGAACAGCGTCTGCCCGGCTGCGCCGCGCGCCACCCTCATCTCCGCCGCCACCCGAGTGGCCATCAATACTCTACCTGCCGCGAAAAGAACCGCATCTGCAAGAGCGTGATCGCGAGGATCGCGGCAAAGAGCACCACCGTGGCGGCCGCCGCCGGCCCCATGTGGAATCGCTGGAACCCCTGGATGTAGACGTACAGCACGACCGTCAGGGTACTGCCGAGCGGCCCCCCCTGATCGCCGAACGTCATGTTGAGCACCTGGGTGAACAGTTGGAGGTAGATGATGCTCCCGTAGACGACCGAGAAGACGAGCGTCGGATTCAACAGCGGCAGGGTAATATGGCGGAAGAGCTCCCACCCGTTGGCGCCGTCCACGCCCGCGGCCTCATAAAACACCGGAGGGATGGCGTCCAGCCCGGCGAGGAAGATCACCACCTGGAAGCCGATATACTCCCACACCACCATCGCGGCAATCGCGTACAGCGCCTGCTCGGGCCGGCGCAGAAAGGCCTGCGGGGGGAGGCCCACGGTGTCGAAGAGGCGGTTGAGGGGGCCGAAGGTCGGCGTGTACAGCCACTGCCACACCCAGGCCGCCGCGACGATAGGCGTCACAAACGGGATGAAATAGAGCGTTCGAAAGAAGCCGCGGAAGCGAACGATCCGGCGGAGCAGCAGGGCGATTCCAAGCCCGAGGATGAGTTGGGCGGGGATCCCGGCGATCAGATACCGGAGCGTGTTCGTGGCCGCCTTCCAGAACAACCGATCGGACAGGATCTCGCGGAAGTTGGCCAGCCCGACGAACGGCTTCTCGGGCGAGATGATATTCCACCGGTGCAGGCTGATAAAGAGGGCGGAGGCCGCGGGGAGGATCCGGATCGCCAGGAAGAACAGGAGCGGGCCGGCCAGGAACGCGTACGCCCACAGCGCGCGGCGCGCCCCCATGCTCAACTTCCCCGAGGGCGCCCGTGTCGCGGAGATGGCCACGCGAGGTCGTCTACTTGTGCTTGGCCCAGAACTCGCCCAGGATCTTCGCCTCCCTGGATGAGGCTTCGTCGAGCGCGATCTTCGGATCTTTGTGGTTGAGGATCACCTCGTTGATTGCATCCACCAACACTTGACGCTGTGCCGCCTCATCGATGAAGAACGTCGCGTGCGCGTACGGGAGACTCTTGATGAACGGGCCGTAGACCGGATCCGTGGCTAGCTTGGGATCGTCGGCGAGCGCCTTGCCTGCCGGAATCTCTCCGACCTGCTGCAGCCAGAGACGCTGAGTGTCCGGCGAGGTGATGAATTTCAGGAACTTGATCGCCGCCTCCCGCTGCGGTCCCTTCGCCTTGTTCGTGAGGCCGTGCACCCACAACGAGCCAAAGTTCGCGGGCGTGCCTCCGGCGGTCCGGCGGGGCAGCTGGGCGACCCCCCAGTCGAACTTCGCGCTCCCCCGGATCGCCCCGATCGCGAATGAGCCGTCCACGATCATCGCGGCCTTTCCCGCGAGAAAGGCATCCCGATACCCGTTGCCGCCGGGGAAGAAGCCGATCGTCGCGACCTTGTACTTCGTCACGAGA
This DNA window, taken from bacterium, encodes the following:
- a CDS encoding extracellular solute-binding protein, whose amino-acid sequence is AGQGPDVVNLFYGWLPLYVDSGYVQPLPESAFPVSQIEREFVPMVKAAKFEGKYWALPTAVRTLALFYNKDLFRKAGISQPPAAWDEFLADAQRLTERDAKGNTTAEGFGIAPDGQDHQLIREVLFRQWGAAPYSGDGRRATYNTPGGAEALRWYTDLVTKYKVATIGFFPGGNGYRDAFLAGKAAMIVDGSFAIGAIRGSAKFDWGVAQLPRRTAGGTPANFGSLWVHGLTNKAKGPQREAAIKFLKFITSPDTQRLWLQQVGEIPAGKALADDPKLATDPVYGPFIKSLPYAHATFFIDEAAQRQVLVDAINEVILNHKDPKIALDEASSREAKILGEFWAKHK
- a CDS encoding sugar ABC transporter permease, with product MGARRALWAYAFLAGPLLFFLAIRILPAASALFISLHRWNIISPEKPFVGLANFREILSDRLFWKAATNTLRYLIAGIPAQLILGLGIALLLRRIVRFRGFFRTLYFIPFVTPIVAAAWVWQWLYTPTFGPLNRLFDTVGLPPQAFLRRPEQALYAIAAMVVWEYIGFQVVIFLAGLDAIPPVFYEAAGVDGANGWELFRHITLPLLNPTLVFSVVYGSIIYLQLFTQVLNMTFGDQGGPLGSTLTVVLYVYIQGFQRFHMGPAAAATVVLFAAILAITLLQMRFFSRQVEY